The following is a genomic window from Fusarium verticillioides 7600 chromosome 5, whole genome shotgun sequence.
GCTTGGGCACGTCATGGATCATCTGCAAATCTGGTCCAAGTGGCTCGTAAACCCTAATTGCAGAGTGACGGGCGTCATGAGGAGGCCCATAAGAACCTAGCGATATTGGTCGGTATTTCATCTTTAAAAGATGTTGGAGTCTTGCGGAGTGCTAATAACAGGGAAAACCGTGATAGTACTCAACCTGCGGAGGGGACCGTTGAAGGGGGGACATGTTGGGATGTTCACTACCTTAGCTGTCACTGACCCGTGGAATGACAGGAGGGttgccaacatcatgagAAGACCAATACCAAGGGATTAGCACTGCTATTGTACTGCCAGAATGAAGATTATTAGGAAACTTCCTCGGAATAAAACTGTGTGGAATGAAGTCATAGGTTATAAAGGGAAAGATGAGGGGGCAACGGGGGAAGACATCCTCGCATTGTTTTATCCAGAGGGTTCATGAGGATCATCGACTGGCCTGATACACGACGATATCTTACTGAACTATTGTAGTTTTATGGGTTACTCCAGCCTGTTTAGATCCCAGCAGAATGATGTACATTCCCTTCAAGAGattgatggcttcaaatTAGATAGTAGCTATTTCTCTCAAGCGCAATCACCAGGTACTCGGCAAACTCGGCTTTTTGCAAATGAAATACATTAATGTCTAATTGAATTCCGCTTCAGTATTTCCAGGAAACAGCAATCATTGGCTGCGGAAGGAAATGCCAACAAATGATATTCTTTTCGCAGTGATTTAGCAGTGAAGCCGGCATACTCCCCTTGTCAGGTTTATGAGTGGATGAACAACAGGAACTGATCAGTATCTTGTAATTAAACCTAATTAGTAAATAGATATTATCGTGTATAAAGGCAGTTCCGGGACCTTGGGTGATATTCTCAAACGTCAACGTCCAGGCTACTACATCGTTTGATTTCCTCTCACTACTAGAGATCCCGATGACTAGCCTTTCACAGAAAATCAGACCATCCGTGTCTGAtacagaggaagaaagagaaatctcatcatcgaaaACAAGGCACTGCTTCAGACTGATCGAATTCCGTTGTCGTTGAGGAGGCTACTAAAGGGCGCACAGCAGCTTTGTGTAACACTCTACTACCAAGTACGTACAATTCTCCGATTACAAGGGCGCACAACGCCCATGTTGAGACTGAGCACAAGTCCAAATCGGAGAACGTCAGACAGCCAAGTTGTCTCGCCGTGGGAGACAACATCCTTTGACCTTAGTTGCCAGCGTCCGGTGAGGCTCTTGACCAGCTAAAGGCCAAAGACTATTGAAGAATGAGCTTGTTGGAGAAACGGCTATATTTACAGTTTCTGAGAATTATTGTCTCGTATGCATTCGAATTAGACCGAGGGCAGTATTCAGGCCTCCGTTGATAAGTCGTCTCATGATGTTGGATGGTGTTTGGCTATGTTGCGCCGATCTGGATCTCGAATTATAGCTTCACAGGCTATACCTGAAACAGCTAGAGCCTCCACCTTGCCCCATCTGTGCGGTCGCGCCGCGTCTTTGGCGATCTCGCCTGATTGTGCATGGTAAGCTAGGGCAACTGCATTTCATCACGTTACAGCGTCTGATGCAAGGTCATTTGACGGCGTTGGCAAGTGCGTTAAGAGCAATTTCTGCGAAGATTTGCCATCAGAGGTCACAGAGTATCTCATCCGACATATCTTGGTCCCTCAAAAGATCACAACTGCTGTACCTTTCTGCTTGGCTCGGCTCTGATAGATGATTATGACCTATCACACTCAGCCTCACAAGCACAAGTCGAGTGATACAAAAGTGATGATAGCCATAATGTCGCATCTTGACCGGCTTTGGCATCTTGCATCATCTCTGTACAACGTCGCCATATAAGGCTTGAGTACCAATAGAAGAGCTCTAAATGTTGTGTAATGGCCAACTCAGACGGTATCGACCCATCCATGATAAAGCAAGGCCTTGTCAGACTGACATTGTGCATCCTGGTTTGACTCGATGTTTTCGAGAACAACGATAAGCGAGCCAATGCCTGTTGGACACAATAACAGGACCAATTTATCTAAATCAATTTCTCGGGTAGTTACAGGTGAATGGGTGTTGGGATACGAATATCTGTACATAGTAAAATGTGATCGGGTGATTGCACAGTGCCCCGGCTAGATCCAAATCCACGATGCTAGCCCAGCAGATGTACTCGCTGCAAGCCGTCCCTTGCAGCGGAAGGGCCAACGATTTAAGCCCTGAAGCGAGAAGTCAGGCCTCCACTGTGGGTTAAGAAACGCACTGGGCCAGGGACTTTAGACTAATGGAAGGTTACTAGACGGCAAGGCAGGTATGCAGAGTCGACCCGCACTTACTCAACCCGTCAAAGCGCGTGAAAACTCCCCTCAAACTCTGGAATTCGGCCTTGGTTCTCTCTTTCACACATCACCACAAACTTTCCTCAAATTCTCGTTTGATCCTCTCCCCTTGCAAATATAAGCAAATCAAACCTTTCGGTAAGTCCACGGCTTCACTTTATCAGATTTCAACGCGCAGCCTCTTTACCAGCAACTCCCACTTCGCTGCCGTTCTttcgcatcatcatcatcatctctcagCGCTCGCCTGAAAAAAAATCCTGGAGCAAAATTACCTGGGAAATCTCTGCACCCCGCCCCCGCCTACCACTTTCAGCTATGAGAACGTTGACAGTGGGCTTGAAACTCACTGTCCACTCCCATGACAAGCCATTGGGACGAGCCGTTGGGAAACCGTCCATTGTCGGCAGTCTATCACTGTTTTAATGCGATTACAGCTCCAattgccaagttcaagagtcTCTGAATCGCCCTCATGACTCTCTCACGCCTCTCAGCCATTTTGGTTCAAAGAGTCTGTGTTTTCTCGTCCGCAAAGAAAACCTTTTCAATTTCCTCCAGTTGCCCCTCTTCTTACTTTCTGCAACTCCGTCACTACACATCAGCCCCCCTTCGCCAATCTCTTGCCTCTATCAGATCTCGGAGGCGGGTGACCACTCTAGCTTTTGCCTCAACACACTTTCATACTTTCACATCTTCTGTGCCTCACTTCTTAGACTGACTTCGAGAATTCAGAAACCCTTTCACACAACTACCCAATTTCTCAAAATGGATTCcttccagcagcaacaacagcagcagccccGTGGCGCTTGCTACTCTTGTAAGTTCGATCTATCTCGTTCAGACTCCTTCATCAGCATGTTCCGCACAAAGACCTGTTTCCAGACCAATGCAAGCTTCTGCGCTAGCTTTGTTCCCAATGGCGACTCAAAACAGTGCGCTGCTTCTTTAGGTTCTAGGCTTGATGCTGTGGCTTGCCCTTGATGTGTTTATGCACGGCGTCGCGTGCCGTACGCTCACCGTAGACCTGGCTTGGTAGTGGCCTCTGAATCTCATTCAGCATCGGTTGCGGCGTGTCGGATCCACATACTTTTCTTCTACACTTGAACAAACACTAACATGATTTCTAGGCGGTTCTACTGGCCACCAGGTATGATTCGCATTTCGACGTCTTTGTCTCTGTCAACCTACTCACCGTTCTCTCTAGGCCCGCGACTGCCCTACCAAGGGTCCTGCTAAGTGGTGAGTGTTCTCTCAGAGTTTTGAGTTTTCTTTACTAATTCAGATCTAGCTACAACTGCGGTGGTGAGACCTACTGGCTCTTTTTCCAATACGTAATTTGTCAACTAACTTCCTTTGCTATCAGGCGAGGGCCACATGAGTATGTCGTCTCACCTCTTTTGTTTGACCGTCGCTAATTCATCCCAGGCCGTGACTGCACCGAGCCCATGAAGGATAACAAGTCCTGCTACAAGTGCGGCCAGCCCGGCCACATCTCCCGTGACTGCCCCATgagcggcggcagcggccAGGCTACCGAGTGCTACAAGGTGAGTTCATTTGTCCTTCAGACTACGGCTACGGCTAACAATGTTTAAGTGTGGTGAGATCGGCCACATTG
Proteins encoded in this region:
- a CDS encoding cellular nucleic acid-binding protein → MDSFQQQQQQQPRGACYSCGSTGHQARDCPTKGPAKCYNCGGEGHMSRDCTEPMKDNKSCYKCGQPGHISRDCPMSGGSGQATECYKCGEIGHIARNCSKSSYGNNYGGGFGGGAGKTCYSCGGYGHMSRECVNGMKCYNCGESGHYSRDCPKESAGGEKICYKCQQPGHVQSQCPSN
- a CDS encoding cellular nucleic acid-binding protein, giving the protein MTLSRLSAILVQRKPFHTTTQFLKMDSFQQQQQQQPRGACYSCGSTGHQARDCPTKGPAKCYNCGGEGHMSRDCTEPMKDNKSCYKCGQPGHISRDCPMSGGSGQATECYKCGEIGHIARNCSKSSYGNNYGGGFGGGAGKTCYSCGGYGHMSRECVNGMKCYNCGESGHYSRDCPKESAGGEKICYKCQQPGHVQSQCPSN